One genomic segment of Hippoglossus hippoglossus isolate fHipHip1 chromosome 22, fHipHip1.pri, whole genome shotgun sequence includes these proteins:
- the adam17a gene encoding disintegrin and metalloproteinase domain-containing protein 17a isoform X2 produces the protein MRNILIMVLLAPCWVNGAVKSRVTTEDNLEENPEFDVLNSFLSDFDVLPFSGLQLHSVRKRDVHTQSHLERLVSFTALHRHFKLYLTTNTDLFTDNFKAVFVDKHGMEENYDIQLQNYFTGHVVGEENSRVQAHIDGDEFSAHILTEEAEYNVEPLWRFTDSPTDGRLLVYRSEDIKNLSRIASPKVCGYVHAADMDLLPKPTRRDWDGQEVEQKEESHHREKRQAHDHKKNTCPLLLVADYRFFRHMGRGQESVTLNYLIELIDRVDDIYRNTTWDDEFKGYGVQIHQMIINKAPTEPPPGHAGTGWVHYNMEDSPVKGKVVWDVKRLLEQFSSDIAGNASNVCLAHLFTYQDFDEGTLGLAYVAPSKAQALGGLCPKPYYPSHSIKKPSYLNTGLTSTKNYGKTILTKEADLVTTHELGHNFGAEHDPDNIPYCAPSDDNGGKFVMYPIAVSGDHYNNKRFSNCSKISIGKTLRSKAPMCFKERNSKVCGNSRVEEGEECDPGLLHLNDDPCCSSTCKFKHGAQCSDRNSPCCLNCKFEQAGVRCQEPISATCKGISSCTGNSSQCPPPENALDNTVCVDNGRCHKGECNPFCEAMQNLQSCACNETEDSCKVCCRGPAGLCSPFVQGNGSFLYLRKGKPCTVGFCDEGGKCMKQVQDVIERLWDFIDKLDINTFGKFLADNIVGSVVVFSLVFWIPLSILVHCVDKRLDQQYEENTKIFYYPPSSQEMLNNLESVSGLRIVKTPQPPYSCAGRTAPSSQPLRPHPLSQVGAPPVASSSSSSSTPAPGPSYVPTPDSAGGLRMATIQEDTSSDSHLGEEGLSDDFTTAGACSSATKSSYEDLTEQNLPGRERRRLQRQDCIETKETEC, from the exons ATGAGGAACATACTAATAATGGTGCTTTTGGCTCCTTGCTGGGTCAACGGAGCTGTCAAGTCAAGAGTTACCACCGAGGACAACCTCGAGGAAAACCCGGAGTTCG atgTTCTGAACTCCTTCCTGTCAGACTTTGATGTGCTGCCATTCTCGGGCCTCCAGCTGCACTCAGTCAGGAAGAGGGACGTCCACACCCAGTCCCACCTGGAGCGGCTGGTGAGCTTCACAGCCCTGCACAg GCATTTCAAGCTTTACTTGACTACCAACACAGACCTTTTCACTGATAACTTCAAAGCTGTGTTTGTAGATAAACATGGGATGGAGGAGAACTATGATATTCAGCTTCAGAACTACTTCACAGGACATGTTGTTG GAGAAGAGAATTCACGTGTGCAGGCACACATAGACGGAGATGAGTTTTCAGCTCACATTCTAACTGAAGAAGCAGAGTACAATGTAGAG CCCCTATGGAGGTTTACAGATTCCCCAACTGATGGCAGGTTGTTGGTTTATCGCTCCGAAGACATCAAGAATCTGAGTCGCATCGCCTCACCAAAGGTGTGCGGTTACGTCCACGCGGCGGACATGGACCTGTTGCCCAAGCCTACCAGGAGGGACTGGGATGGGCAGGAAGTGGAACAGAAAGAGG AGAGccaccacagagagaaaagacaggcACACGACCACAAGAAGAACACTTGCCCCCTGCTGCTGGTCGCAGATTACCGCTTCTTTAGACACATGGGCCGTGGACAAGAGAGCGTCACTCTCAACTACCTG ATTGAGCTGATTGATCGAGTTGATGACATTTATAGGAACACAACGTGGGATGATGAATTCAAAGGCTATGGGGTTCAGATCCATCAG ATGATTATCAACAAGGCGCCTACAGAGCCTCCCCCTGGTCATGCTGGCACCGGCTGGGTCCACTATAACATGGAGGACAGCCCTGTGAAAGGAAAAGTGGTGTGGGACGTGAAGCGACTGCTTGAG CAATTCAGCTCAGACATCGCTGGCAACGCCTCCAATGTGTGTCTGGCCCACCTGTTCACCTACCAGGATTTTGATGAGGGCACATTGGGGCTGGCCTACGTGGCCCCCTCTAAAGCTCAGGCCCTGGGCGGCCTCTGCCCCAAAC CTTACTACCCGTCTCACTCCATCAAGAAGCCCAGTTACCTTAACACGGGCTTGACCAGCACCAAGAACTACGGCAAAACCATCCTCACAAAG GAAGCGGATCTGGTGACCACTCATGAGCTGGGCCATAACTTTGGAGCAGAGCACGACCCTGACAACATCCCCTACTGTGCTCCCAGTGACGATAACGGGGGGAAGTTCGTCATGTACCCCATCGCAGTGAGCGGAGACCATTACAACAACAAG CGTTTCTCCAACTGCAGCAAGATCTCCATAGGAAAGACATTACGTTCCAAGGCTCCAATGTGCTTCAAGGAGAGGAACAGTAAGGTATGTGGGAACTCcagagtggaggagggggaggagtgtGACCCCGGGCTACTCCACCTAAATGATGacccctgctgctcctccacctgcaagTTCAAACATGGTGCACAGTGCAG TGACAGAAACAGTCCCTGCTGTTTGAATTGCAAGTTTGAACAGGCAGGAGTGAGGTGTCAGGAACCCATTAGTGCAACCTGTAAAGGCATATCCTCCTGCACAG GCAACAGCAGCCAGTGTCCACCTCCTGAAAATGCACTtgacaacactgtgtgtgttgacaaCGGCCGCTGTCACAAAGGAGAGTGCAACCCGTTCTGTGAGGCCATGCAGAACCTTCAGTCCTGTGCTTGCAACG AAACGGAAGACTCCTGTAAAGTGTGCTGCAGGGGACCAGCTGGCCTCTGCTCTCCGTTCGTCCAGGGCAATGGCAGCTTCCTTTACCTTCGCAAAGGAAAACCGTGCACTGTGGGCTTCTGTGACGAGGGC GGAAAGTGCATGAAGCAGGTGCAGGACGTCATCGAGAGGTTGTGGGATTTTATCGACAAGCTGGACATAAACACTTTTG GGAAGTTCCTGGCTGATAACATCGTGGGCTCAGTCGTGGTGTTTTCCCTCGTCTTCTGGATTCCTCTCAGTATTCTGGTCCACTGTGTG GACAAACGACTTGACCAGCAGTATGAAGAGAACACAAAGATCTTCTACTACCCTCCAAGT AGTCAAGAAATGCTGAACAACCTCGAGTCAGTGTCAGGCTTGCGCATCGTCAAAACTCCTCAGCCTCCCTACTCCTGCGCCGGCCGGACCGCGCCCTCCTCCCAGCCCCTGCGGCCTCATCCACTAAGCCAGGTCGGGGCCCCTCCCGTggccagctccagcagcagcagcagtaccCCGGCCCCCGGCCCGAGTTACGTCCCCACCCCGGACAGCGCAGGGGGGCTGCGGATGGCTACCATCCAGGAGGACACCAGCAGCGACTCTCACCTGGGAGAGGAGGGCCTGTCGGACGATTTCACAACCGCAGGAGCCTGCTCGTCGGCTACGAAGTCCTCCTACGAGGATCTGACCGAACAGAACCTGCCGGGCAGGGAGCGGCGCCGCCTCCAGAGGCAGGACTGCATTGAAACTAAAGAGACCGAGTGCTGA
- the adam17a gene encoding disintegrin and metalloproteinase domain-containing protein 17a isoform X1, whose translation MRNILIMVLLAPCWVNGAVKSRVTTEDNLEENPEFDVLNSFLSDFDVLPFSGLQLHSVRKRDVHTQSHLERLVSFTALHRHFKLYLTTNTDLFTDNFKAVFVDKHGMEENYDIQLQNYFTGHVVGEENSRVQAHIDGDEFSAHILTEEAEYNVEPLWRFTDSPTDGRLLVYRSEDIKNLSRIASPKVCGYVHAADMDLLPKPTRRDWDGQEVEQKEESHHREKRQAHDHKKNTCPLLLVADYRFFRHMGRGQESVTLNYLIELIDRVDDIYRNTTWDDEFKGYGVQIHQMIINKAPTEPPPGHAGTGWVHYNMEDSPVKGKVVWDVKRLLEQFSSDIAGNASNVCLAHLFTYQDFDEGTLGLAYVAPSKAQALGGLCPKPYYPSHSIKKPSYLNTGLTSTKNYGKTILTKEADLVTTHELGHNFGAEHDPDNIPYCAPSDDNGGKFVMYPIAVSGDHYNNKRFSNCSKISIGKTLRSKAPMCFKERNSKVCGNSRVEEGEECDPGLLHLNDDPCCSSTCKFKHGAQCSDRNSPCCLNCKFEQAGVRCQEPISATCKGISSCTGNSSQCPPPENALDNTVCVDNGRCHKGECNPFCEAMQNLQSCACNETEDSCKVCCRGPAGLCSPFVQGNGSFLYLRKGKPCTVGFCDEGGKCMKQVQDVIERLWDFIDKLDINTFGKFLADNIVGSVVVFSLVFWIPLSILVHCVDKRLDQQYEENTKIFYYPPSQMVEVCNRAPAIESRNAEQPRVSVRLAHRQNSSASLLLRRPDRALLPAPAASSTKPGRGPSRGQLQQQQQYPGPRPELRPHPGQRRGAADGYHPGGHQQRLSPGRGGPVGRFHNRRSLLVGYEVLLRGSDRTEPAGQGAAPPPEAGLH comes from the exons ATGAGGAACATACTAATAATGGTGCTTTTGGCTCCTTGCTGGGTCAACGGAGCTGTCAAGTCAAGAGTTACCACCGAGGACAACCTCGAGGAAAACCCGGAGTTCG atgTTCTGAACTCCTTCCTGTCAGACTTTGATGTGCTGCCATTCTCGGGCCTCCAGCTGCACTCAGTCAGGAAGAGGGACGTCCACACCCAGTCCCACCTGGAGCGGCTGGTGAGCTTCACAGCCCTGCACAg GCATTTCAAGCTTTACTTGACTACCAACACAGACCTTTTCACTGATAACTTCAAAGCTGTGTTTGTAGATAAACATGGGATGGAGGAGAACTATGATATTCAGCTTCAGAACTACTTCACAGGACATGTTGTTG GAGAAGAGAATTCACGTGTGCAGGCACACATAGACGGAGATGAGTTTTCAGCTCACATTCTAACTGAAGAAGCAGAGTACAATGTAGAG CCCCTATGGAGGTTTACAGATTCCCCAACTGATGGCAGGTTGTTGGTTTATCGCTCCGAAGACATCAAGAATCTGAGTCGCATCGCCTCACCAAAGGTGTGCGGTTACGTCCACGCGGCGGACATGGACCTGTTGCCCAAGCCTACCAGGAGGGACTGGGATGGGCAGGAAGTGGAACAGAAAGAGG AGAGccaccacagagagaaaagacaggcACACGACCACAAGAAGAACACTTGCCCCCTGCTGCTGGTCGCAGATTACCGCTTCTTTAGACACATGGGCCGTGGACAAGAGAGCGTCACTCTCAACTACCTG ATTGAGCTGATTGATCGAGTTGATGACATTTATAGGAACACAACGTGGGATGATGAATTCAAAGGCTATGGGGTTCAGATCCATCAG ATGATTATCAACAAGGCGCCTACAGAGCCTCCCCCTGGTCATGCTGGCACCGGCTGGGTCCACTATAACATGGAGGACAGCCCTGTGAAAGGAAAAGTGGTGTGGGACGTGAAGCGACTGCTTGAG CAATTCAGCTCAGACATCGCTGGCAACGCCTCCAATGTGTGTCTGGCCCACCTGTTCACCTACCAGGATTTTGATGAGGGCACATTGGGGCTGGCCTACGTGGCCCCCTCTAAAGCTCAGGCCCTGGGCGGCCTCTGCCCCAAAC CTTACTACCCGTCTCACTCCATCAAGAAGCCCAGTTACCTTAACACGGGCTTGACCAGCACCAAGAACTACGGCAAAACCATCCTCACAAAG GAAGCGGATCTGGTGACCACTCATGAGCTGGGCCATAACTTTGGAGCAGAGCACGACCCTGACAACATCCCCTACTGTGCTCCCAGTGACGATAACGGGGGGAAGTTCGTCATGTACCCCATCGCAGTGAGCGGAGACCATTACAACAACAAG CGTTTCTCCAACTGCAGCAAGATCTCCATAGGAAAGACATTACGTTCCAAGGCTCCAATGTGCTTCAAGGAGAGGAACAGTAAGGTATGTGGGAACTCcagagtggaggagggggaggagtgtGACCCCGGGCTACTCCACCTAAATGATGacccctgctgctcctccacctgcaagTTCAAACATGGTGCACAGTGCAG TGACAGAAACAGTCCCTGCTGTTTGAATTGCAAGTTTGAACAGGCAGGAGTGAGGTGTCAGGAACCCATTAGTGCAACCTGTAAAGGCATATCCTCCTGCACAG GCAACAGCAGCCAGTGTCCACCTCCTGAAAATGCACTtgacaacactgtgtgtgttgacaaCGGCCGCTGTCACAAAGGAGAGTGCAACCCGTTCTGTGAGGCCATGCAGAACCTTCAGTCCTGTGCTTGCAACG AAACGGAAGACTCCTGTAAAGTGTGCTGCAGGGGACCAGCTGGCCTCTGCTCTCCGTTCGTCCAGGGCAATGGCAGCTTCCTTTACCTTCGCAAAGGAAAACCGTGCACTGTGGGCTTCTGTGACGAGGGC GGAAAGTGCATGAAGCAGGTGCAGGACGTCATCGAGAGGTTGTGGGATTTTATCGACAAGCTGGACATAAACACTTTTG GGAAGTTCCTGGCTGATAACATCGTGGGCTCAGTCGTGGTGTTTTCCCTCGTCTTCTGGATTCCTCTCAGTATTCTGGTCCACTGTGTG GACAAACGACTTGACCAGCAGTATGAAGAGAACACAAAGATCTTCTACTACCCTCCAAGT CAGATGGTGGAAGTTTGTAATAGGGCTCCCGCCATAG AGTCAAGAAATGCTGAACAACCTCGAGTCAGTGTCAGGCTTGCGCATCGTCAAAACTCCTCAGCCTCCCTACTCCTGCGCCGGCCGGACCGCGCCCTCCTCCCAGCCCCTGCGGCCTCATCCACTAAGCCAGGTCGGGGCCCCTCCCGTggccagctccagcagcagcagcagtaccCCGGCCCCCGGCCCGAGTTACGTCCCCACCCCGGACAGCGCAGGGGGGCTGCGGATGGCTACCATCCAGGAGGACACCAGCAGCGACTCTCACCTGGGAGAGGAGGGCCTGTCGGACGATTTCACAACCGCAGGAGCCTGCTCGTCGGCTACGAAGTCCTCCTACGAGGATCTGACCGAACAGAACCTGCCGGGCAGGGAGCGGCGCCGCCTCCAGAGGCAGGACTGCATTGA
- the iah1 gene encoding isoamyl acetate-hydrolyzing esterase 1 homolog has translation MMSKLKTIVWPKVILFGDSITQFSFQPNGWGADIANRLARKCDVVNRGLSGYNSRWAKIVLPRLISSHSSDTDINNNNVAAVTVFFGANDCSLEDKNPQQHIPLQEYSENLKEIIRLLALAGVSADRVIFITPPPLHEPAWEKECILKGCPLNRHNSVAGQYAQACVQAAGQCGTDVLDLWTLMQKDGQDYTVYLSDGLHLSEKGNQFVAQHLWGLLESRVAHLPFILPYWGDVDAKSPDSSLLCDQ, from the exons ATGATGTCGAAGTTGAAAACAATCGTTTGGCCCAAAGTGATTTTATTCGGAGACTCCATCACACAG TTCTCCTTTCAGCCCAACGGGTGGGGGGCAGACATTGCTAACAGACTAGCGAG AAAGTGTGACGTGGTGAACAGAGGACTGTCCGGGTACAACTCCCGATGGGCCAAGATCGTTCTCCCTCGTCTGATCAGCAGCCACAGCTCAGACACcgacatcaacaacaacaacgtcgCTGCTGTCACTGTTTTCTTTGGAGCCAATGACTGTTCACTGGAAG ATAAAAACCCGCAGCAGCACATCCCTCTGCAGGAGTATTCAGAGAACCTAAAGGAGATCATTCGGCTTCTGGCTTTAGCCGGAGTGTCCGCAGACAGAGTTATCTtcatcacccccccaccccttcacGAGCCAGCCTGGGAGAAGGAGTGTATTTTAAAAG GATGTCCTCTCAATCGCCACAACTCTGTAGCGGGGCAGTACGCCCAGGCATGTGTCCAGGCCGCCGGTCAGTGCGGTACAGACGTCTTGGACCTCTGGACACTCATGCAGAAAGATGGACAG GACTACACAGTCTACCTGTCTGATGGACTCCATCTCTCAGAGAAAGGGAACCAGTTTGTGGCCCAGCACCTGTGGGGGCTCCTGGAAAGCCGAGTTGCCCACTTGCCCTTCATCCTGCCCTACTGGGGAGACGTGGACGCCAAGAGCCCCGACAGCAGCCTGCTCTGTGACCAGTGA